Within the Pseudorasbora parva isolate DD20220531a chromosome 15, ASM2467924v1, whole genome shotgun sequence genome, the region acccagcgttttggagagagccccaaaaccagtgtagaaaatagcctattactaattagttatgatgtttttgaatgtaaaaaccacacgaacatcattagttgtcctcagacaacagtacaacattgttttttaaaagccagttcgtGAAacctttaagattgaacattggtctggggagtctgctctgtattttctgctGCACAAGAGGGGTGATCAACGAGCtttattcaaatgactttgtattggatagtccttcaaccaatcagaccacaagaggcgtgatcaatccatcgcttctctatccgtcattgtgttaaacccgccaatagcacgccaggtggataagccagtctgtgatagCTTTCAGTAAAAGTGTAGTCGAAataggtttccagactgagttgccgggcgaaatcaaatcgccggcagatcaggctgggtttacccagtctaccaCAATAGAGCAAGTCCAGATTTTTCGGAGGGGCTAAATTTGGCTGGCATCTAGGCCAAATAAATTacggcttatccacctggcacgatATTGCCGGGTTTAACACAGTGatagatagagaagcgatggatccaattgcatacagagtcatttgaactatgcccgttgatcacgcctcttggtattgtgatagccagacaagcatgaccctttaaaatgaattaaatgtaTGCTACATTAGGCAGTTTATCCATGCACTGAAAAGAACAAATAGCTAGCTTATGGATCTGTATAATATGATTGGCTTTATCAAATCGGAGTGTCTAGTTATCTACCAAGTACATAGAACTGCCTGTTTGGAGAAAACAAGATtagaatataaaaataactaaaaggCATTGTTCTAAAAATGGAAATAACgaagtgtttaataataataataatattaatattaataaaagcatttattaggTAGGGTTGGGGGTTGGGGGGGTTGGGGGGCTTTTATTCTCCCAATAAAacggcatccatttaataattttaaataaatataattatttacactgttattattgcatcctgtttaTGTACaatgtgtatgtgtatttacacatattgcaaataactacttttaaatgttataaataGAATATCACTTAATAtcaatcaatatttttttacgtAAAGTTAGCTATTTGGACTTATAAAAGTCCAAATAGTGTGTGTAAATTTCATCTATCGCTaagaaaatatgttattttcaCACTTAATGTAAATAGCATATATTGCGATTAAGACATTTAAGTACAATTTTAACTAAACCAAATAATaactacataaaatatattaaattacttaattatatttttacacaatagaaacacaataaaagcaacatatttttctttctttctttatttaacaaaataaaagtaattaGCGGGCTCTGCTGGCAGACTTGTTTGTGGTGGACTTCATCAGCCTGCTACTTCCATAGATGCACATAGATATGGCATAACTAATTAATTGACAAGAAGGAAAAACAATGACAACTCTAGTTTCGCTTGAACATAAATTCTTTATGACTCCAGAAACTACCCAGCAGCTAAATGtaaacataactgaacataaaaCCCCTAGAGGCTACAGAGCTCCAAGCACATATATGTAAGTAATGCATCAGTAAGACTTCATCACAAATAATCACCGGACAGCCATAGTCTCTGACTGTCTCAGGGgaccatgtgtgtgtgagagagagagagagagagagagagagagagagagagagagagagagagagagagagagagagagagagagagagagagagagagagagagagagagagacagacagagagagagagagagagagagagagagagagagagagagagagagagagagagagagagagagagagagagagagagagagagagaggcaattAGGTCCATATGAGTGAGAAAGAAGGAATAAGAGAGCCCAAGaccatttttttgagattcaaaaACAATATTCAAGTTGTTAAGTAAGCATAAAATCAAAACTACTTTTCTTGCGTTACCAATAGGctacatgtgtgtgtatgtatgtgtgtatatatatatatatatatatatatatatatatatatatatatatatatatatatatatatatatatatatttttttttttttttttctattgacGATGAATAGAAATACTCATTTCCTCCTTGTATGAGCAGTTTCAgtcataaatattatatatcacAGTGTGGAAGTCATTCACAAATTCTGTTTAATGCcgactttaaatgttttataggAACATTCAACATACTGAATATCCATATTTTGCATTATTGGTTctcaattattttaattaaaatagcgGAGGTGCTCAGTACAGTTCTTACATTTTCTCTGGAGGTTTCTTCTTTGCCGCTTTTACTGCATGACAAAGTAATTGACAGGTTGTACAGTGCCTGTCTTATCTTTGTAATTTTCCCTGTGCTTCTGTGACAACTGGGGAAAAGAGAATGACTAATCAGTGAGATAAAAGATATCTGGTTAGAACATGATCCACATTCACTTCATAATGCTTATGCTTACCATGTTGAAGTCCTTGATCTCCTTCTGCCTTTTGAAGTCAATGTTGTAGCGGACCCAGTATGGTAAGATACTGTGTTGCGTATGGGAGCTCAGGGGCACACCACCCTGATTGGAAAAGCTTTTGCTAGAGGCCATTTCAGCAGATCGGATATTTTGGAAGTACTTTAGGGATGAATTGCCAAATGTCTCCCCATACAGGAATTTTGTTGTAGGAATGTGTCCACAGTACCTTTAAATGATTACAATTACAAGCACAATTATTCCtaaatttgtgttattttttttttttacaacactccAGTAGAAGAAGACACACTCAAGTGCTGCCAATAACTCAATAGTTATCTACAgtttacacataaaaaaaaatgcataaatgaatacctaaaatataaagtaatgtcttgatataggctatatatatatatatatatatatatatatatatatatatatatatatatatatatatacacacacacacacattacacacatatacataataACTTAGTTGTATATTGTTTTATGATTCGCCTGAAATTAACCACAAGTAAATGTCAAAGATGCCAAAGAAACGGACAAAAACTTAGATAACAGCTATAATTGTTCATTCACAATGAATTGATTCAATCTGAATATTTAACATTgcaaagtaaaaatataatacTCTGAATGTCAAAACGTAACTTAGGCCTACccttgaaaataaattaaagtggGCAAATGTTCTTTTGAAAAATTAATTTCTGATACCCCCCTGCACAAAACAAGAGATACGTTTTTACCCAGGCATCAAAGACGATGGAATGAAGGCTGTGTTATGCGTTATGAGAGTCCCATTTCCCCTGAAAGTCATGGCTGAATACACATAACAAGGATACTACGAATATCATCCGATCATAAACTGCTGAAGTTCAGCAGCACTGCGCCTGACCTGTAACACAGATGAGACAACAAATGGTTGCCTGGTAACCATTTTTTCAGCTTGCGTTTTTATTAACCCTCTCTACCTATGTATGGGCACATTGCCCTCAGGCAACGGAAAGAGTTCTTAAGCCCATGTTCAATACATGTTTCATTCAATGATTGAAACTAATAAGAACGGTACAAAAAGTATCAAAGAACAGTCTAATAAGGTGTGGGGTGTAGCCTAACGTGTAAGGTCTACTCTTCAAGGATGTTTTTGCTGACAATGTGACGTTATCACATATTATCTCGTATTAGTGCGCACTATAAGCTCTAAGTATATACTTAGAGCTTATAGTGCGCACTAATACGAGATAATATGTGATAacgtcacatttatttataatatattattatattacatatattatttatttatagttgtatttatttattgttgatAATTTGGATTTCTGGCTGATCTATGTGAATTAATAATTTTCCGTTTTAGCCTACCATTTTTACACAACGTTGCCCAATGACAGGTGTCCGAACGTTTTTTAAAAAGGGGGGCAGAATCGATGTTGTGGACACCCCTGGCGGTTCTTTTTCTATCACAGGTTTTGTTTCTTGGAAACGTGACAGATTTGACAAAGGCTAGCTAGAGTACCAACACATGTAAATTTAATATACAAACAATAGGCTATCTGGAAAACTTTTAACAacgtttttaaagggttacatTTAAATATGATTACTGAGTTAAAACTCtattcatatttaaattaaCTTGTGTAGCCTACTCTATTTAGAACACTAGCCTACATGTGAAAACCACACACCTCTCTAGGCtactaaaaagtaaaaatatagtttCTATATCTAGAATGGCTTTATGGTAGCCTATAGCTAGCCTATATCATCAAatgattttgatttttttttatcatgtagGCTACCATCAAAATGTGTCCGATTGTAACACTTTATATTATAAGTCAGTTTAACTATAATTAATAAAGAACAGGCcaatataaaatgtatgttgttGCCTCGAATAATATTCAATCTGCTAAGAACGAAGCCTGTGAGACTTCAGCGAGAATCCGCCCTTGAGTAATCGAGTGTGCTTCTGCCCCCTGCTGGCGTCATCCGTCATCGCATTGTGCCGCGTGCGGAGCAGTGGCGAGGCGcatcgcagtgtgaaagagtCTCACAGCGGATCTGACGAGTGCTCATGTGCGCATTGTAAGCGAGAGAAAACGAAAGctctttaattattaattacacTTTTTATGTTATTGCGCACGGAGGATGCAGCCTGTACAACGAGAGGATTTTTCCCCCATTTTATGCAGAGGATAAAAGCAGTTAAGATATAAGTTATGCGGCGTTGGTCAAGATTTGTATGATGAAACATTTTCCTTCTGTTCTAgtcttttgatttttttttcactccAAGTTGAAATGGCTTTAGTGGTATATCTAAAGACTGTCACAGAGCTTCGTGGGAAGGGGGACCGAATCGCAAAAGTGACTTTCAGAGGTATAGAGCAATACTTTTCATTTCCAGTGAATGGGTTTTTATGTGTGCATCTGTACACTAAACATCTTGGGTAATGTGGTTTTATGTTGTTATCCTATTTAATGTAGCCTATATCATGCAGTGATGTGTAACCTGAAAGCGTGTGTCTGATAAAAAAAGTTGTAGAAATCCATGCATTAGGAAGCACAAAGaacatgggatttttaatatCGCTTCAGATGATGAGAACTCCCCTGTTAAAAGATAAATGGGAACAATTTTCCTCATACTCAAGCTTGAGCTGCTTTCTTCCTTGGTGGTTTCATTATATGTGTAACAATAGATTCTCATATCAAGACTCTTAATGTTCTCTGCAGTATACTGTTTAATATACGTTGCTGATGTCAAGCTGTAGTCTAACATCGTATTTTAAGCAAATGGAAATTTAGTGTAATAAGCTACTGGGATTATTTTCCAAAATGTCTTATGAGGAATACCTTGATAGTCCATTAGTTAAACGCCATGCAGTGTGCCTTagtgacttttttattttttattttagatttgtttTTAGGTGTATTTGTATTTCAGCACCTTGGACAGTTGCTAAGTGTTCATCTGACACAATCATTTTCTACTTCATaaaatgagtgtgtgagagagaaagggTGGGAGGAAAAATACAGCCAGAGATGTGTGTCAGTTTATGTGTTTCTATagcatataaaaatataaatgacaGAATCGCCTTAGTTAAATGAAGCAGAAATGAGCTGGGACAAACAACTTTTTATTGGTAATAAAAAAAGCTGATGCATGTTTTTAAAGAGTACATCATCTGGTATTAATGGGAATCTTTTTACCAGCTTTACAGAATGACATTCTGTTTAAAATGACAGTGAAGGTGATGGTCTTCAACTTAGGCCTACTCCCAATAGTGATTTGATTGAGACACTGAGTGATTAAGGTCACCACGGTTACAGTTcgcgcccccccccccccccacacacacacacatacacacacacacacttactgaGGGCAGTGACTGTTAGCTCTCATGCCACCCTTTCCTTCCCTCCCTTTCGGTCTTCTTCAGTGTGCAGTGATCTAGGCTGTCTAGAGCGGAAAGGGCTCTACTGAGCTGTGTCCTGTTTCTCTGTGGGTTGCATAACTTAGATTGAGTACCTCTTAGTAGATCTGAGAACAATGAAAAATCTCAATTCGATTCAATCAGAGATAGAAAATGATGGAATGTGCAAAAATATTGGctttcagacattatgagatgTGATTGCTTTAGAATTTGAAACGTCCTTGTGAAGACTATACATGATTGAAAATACTGTTTAGGATTGTTCTGTTGGTTTAAAGGTGGCCCATGAGTTTgtattaaaggtagggtaggcagCATAAATGGTTTAAATCATAGCAAATGCACATATATCTTCTGTGGAAGTCTCAGGACCAAAAAAATATCGTCCAATCATTGCGTTAGGTCCGAATGCAATAATAGGATGTCCTATCTGCCTGTCAATGTATGTATTGGCATATCTCGACACACCCTGCTCGCGCAGGCATCACATCGGTGCGTTCCAGAAGGCTATGCAGAGTAGATACACAGTCACgccacaaacaaacaaagagcAGCTACCTTTTACAGTTTATCCTGCACTAAAGCAATGAGCTTATGGTGGTTTTCACGCCATGTGATAattcaacacattctcacacccaactcgtcacatatggacgcttgacccggatcccttgtcgtcacttttcaacgaactgggcgtacctttatcgtcaattttcgacgcgctgggtgctccattcatttcaatgagaaacctttggcatcatacacagacgcactgggaaagggaatattatcgtcatggtgaaatttattttttgatttatttattgaaattattaaacaatgaattattgaaaaatgaaaaattattattattggtttataattttgccattatgacatgttggagtgtgcttctcaattaaatcagcaagcatcatttcatttacatttattttatttacgctatttagacacattttaacatgtaacccgagcccaccccatccctaaacctacccatttgtgtgaacatgatataaagcacaggatataacatacgactg harbors:
- the cimip2c gene encoding ciliary microtubule inner protein 2C; the encoded protein is MTFRGNGTLITHNTAFIPSSLMPGYCGHIPTTKFLYGETFGNSSLKYFQNIRSAEMASSKSFSNQGGVPLSSHTQHSILPYWVRYNIDFKRQKEIKDFNMLSQKHRENYKDKTGTVQPVNYFVMQ